One Syntrophaceae bacterium DNA window includes the following coding sequences:
- a CDS encoding cupin domain-containing protein has product MERIDAKEADLRGRVLETAALAAYQEGSVVSRQVLGRKTGTVTLFAFDEGQGLSEHTAPFDALVLVLDGEAEISISGRPHRLKAGEMIIMPAGEPHALQAVKSFKMMLVMIRS; this is encoded by the coding sequence ATGGAACGAATCGATGCGAAAGAGGCGGATCTCCGGGGCAGGGTGCTTGAGACAGCGGCCCTGGCGGCCTACCAGGAGGGCTCCGTGGTGAGCCGGCAGGTACTGGGGCGGAAAACCGGGACGGTCACCCTGTTTGCCTTCGACGAAGGACAGGGTCTGAGCGAGCACACGGCGCCCTTCGATGCCTTGGTTCTGGTTCTGGACGGCGAGGCGGAAATCTCCATTTCGGGCAGGCCGCACCGGCTGAAGGCAGGTGAAATGATCATCATGCCCGCCGGCGAGCCCCATGCGCTCCAGGCCGTCAAGTCCTTCAAGATGATGCTCGTCATGATCCGGTCGTGA
- the hcp gene encoding hydroxylamine reductase: MFCFQCEQTAKGTGCEKGGVCGKPPEVAVLQDLLVHALKGYSGTVLAARRMGLVDSGAGPFTVRALFATLTNVNFDPERIAALVRECAERRDALREKILGAGGTPPEGKAFSFAPADSLEGLVRQGEEVGIPTADSLDLNIRSLRELLTYGLKGVAAYADHARILGREDEAVYGFCHEGLASTLDESLGVPDLLGLVLKCGAINLRAMEILDAAHTETYGHPVPTQVPLGTRPGKAILVSGHDLMDLEQILRMSAGKGIDVYTHGEMLPVHGYPGLKKYPHLYGHYGTAWQNQHREFTAFPGAILMTTNCLQKPREEYADRIFTTGAVGWPGIPHLDRESFSAVIDKALSLPGFTEETGEKSVTVGFGRNAVLSVAGAVVEAVKAGKIRHFFLVGGCDGARPGRSYYTEFVEKAPADTVILTLACGKFRFFDRELGDIGGIPRLLDVGQCNDAYSAVKIAQALAEAFGVGVNELPLSLVLSWYEQKAVAILLTLLHLGIRNIRLGPSLPAFVSPGVLDVLVKDFGLMPITTAEADLAAILK, from the coding sequence ATGTTTTGTTTTCAGTGCGAGCAGACGGCGAAAGGAACGGGATGTGAAAAAGGCGGTGTGTGCGGAAAGCCTCCCGAGGTGGCGGTCCTGCAGGACCTGCTGGTTCATGCCCTGAAGGGATATTCCGGGACCGTGCTCGCGGCCCGACGGATGGGACTTGTCGATTCCGGGGCCGGCCCGTTTACCGTGCGGGCTCTCTTTGCGACCCTGACCAACGTCAACTTCGATCCCGAGAGGATCGCCGCGCTGGTTCGCGAATGTGCGGAAAGAAGGGACGCCCTCCGGGAGAAGATTCTTGGAGCGGGCGGCACACCACCGGAGGGAAAGGCCTTCTCGTTCGCCCCGGCGGATTCCCTGGAGGGTCTCGTCCGCCAGGGGGAGGAGGTCGGCATCCCGACGGCGGACAGCCTCGATTTGAACATTCGCTCTCTTCGGGAACTCCTGACGTACGGGCTCAAGGGCGTTGCCGCCTATGCGGACCACGCCCGAATCCTGGGCCGGGAGGATGAGGCCGTCTACGGATTCTGCCACGAGGGTCTGGCGTCGACGCTCGACGAAAGCCTCGGCGTGCCGGATCTTCTGGGACTCGTCCTGAAATGCGGTGCGATCAACCTCCGGGCCATGGAGATCCTGGATGCGGCCCACACGGAGACCTACGGCCATCCGGTGCCGACGCAGGTGCCCCTGGGAACGAGGCCGGGGAAGGCCATTCTCGTCTCCGGCCACGACCTGATGGACCTCGAACAGATCCTCCGCATGAGCGCGGGAAAGGGGATCGACGTGTACACCCACGGCGAGATGCTGCCGGTCCACGGCTATCCCGGCCTGAAAAAATATCCGCACCTGTACGGCCACTACGGGACGGCCTGGCAGAACCAGCACCGGGAATTCACCGCCTTCCCCGGGGCGATCCTGATGACGACCAACTGCCTCCAGAAGCCCCGGGAGGAATACGCGGACCGGATCTTCACCACCGGAGCCGTCGGGTGGCCGGGCATCCCGCATCTCGATCGGGAGTCCTTTTCCGCGGTGATCGACAAGGCCCTGTCCCTGCCGGGATTCACGGAGGAGACAGGGGAGAAGTCCGTCACCGTCGGGTTCGGGAGGAACGCGGTCCTCTCCGTGGCGGGCGCGGTGGTGGAAGCGGTGAAGGCCGGGAAGATCCGGCACTTCTTCCTCGTGGGAGGCTGCGACGGTGCCCGGCCCGGGCGGAGCTACTACACCGAGTTCGTCGAGAAGGCGCCGGCCGACACGGTCATTCTCACCCTGGCCTGCGGGAAGTTCCGGTTTTTCGACCGCGAACTGGGGGACATCGGCGGGATCCCGCGGCTCCTCGACGTCGGCCAGTGCAACGACGCCTACTCGGCCGTGAAGATCGCCCAGGCCCTGGCGGAGGCCTTCGGCGTGGGGGTGAACGAACTGCCCCTGTCCCTGGTCCTGTCTTGGTACGAGCAGAAGGCCGTGGCGATCCTGCTGACGCTGCTCCACCTGGGGATCCGGAACATCCGCCTGGGGCCGTCCCTGCCGGCCTTCGTATCGCCGGGCGTTCTGGATGTCCTGGTGAAGGACTTCGGCCTCATGCCCATCACAACGGCGGAGGCGGACCTGGCGGCAATCCTGAAATAA
- a CDS encoding epoxyqueuosine reductase, producing the protein METASWLTGQIREFARTSPDNSLRNHGGERAWQEPLVGFAGGADPLFVRLKEDIGDFYWTPGEIFSLTFPDRPFLPEDLTVASWVLPQTKATKEDNRHLDERPSERWARSRKFGEEFNVLLARHVVDRLREKGIDAVAPSLGSPLWGWRESTRYGFSSTWSERHTAHAAGLGTFGLCDGLITPAGKAMRCGSVVAAFPSSPPARPYRDHHAWCLFFTDGTCGKCIPRCPAGAITEQGHDKSRCRAFLFETVAPYTKERFGFESYGCGLCQTGVPCESRIPLKA; encoded by the coding sequence ATGGAAACCGCCTCCTGGCTGACAGGACAGATCCGCGAATTCGCCCGGACAAGCCCGGACAACTCCCTCAGGAATCATGGCGGCGAGAGGGCCTGGCAGGAGCCGCTCGTGGGGTTCGCCGGCGGGGCCGATCCCCTCTTTGTCCGGCTGAAGGAGGACATCGGTGATTTTTACTGGACGCCCGGGGAGATCTTCAGCCTGACCTTCCCGGACCGGCCCTTTCTGCCGGAGGACCTGACCGTCGCCAGCTGGGTTCTTCCCCAGACGAAGGCGACAAAGGAAGACAACCGGCACCTCGACGAGCGCCCCTCGGAGCGCTGGGCCCGCTCCCGGAAGTTCGGCGAAGAGTTCAACGTACTGCTCGCCCGCCACGTCGTGGACCGGCTCCGGGAAAAGGGGATCGACGCCGTGGCCCCGTCTCTCGGCTCCCCCCTCTGGGGATGGCGGGAGTCGACCCGGTACGGGTTCTCCTCCACCTGGTCGGAACGGCATACCGCCCATGCAGCGGGCCTGGGCACCTTCGGCCTCTGCGACGGCCTCATCACGCCGGCGGGAAAGGCCATGCGCTGCGGCTCCGTCGTGGCGGCATTTCCGTCTTCTCCTCCGGCGCGGCCTTACCGCGATCATCATGCCTGGTGCCTCTTCTTCACCGATGGAACCTGCGGAAAGTGCATTCCCCGCTGCCCCGCCGGGGCCATCACGGAGCAGGGGCACGACAAGAGCCGATGCCGGGCCTTCCTGTTCGAAACGGTGGCACCTTACACGAAAGAGCGGTTCGGGTTCGAAAGCTATGGCTGCGGCCTCTGCCAGACGGGCGTTCCCTGTGAATCGCGCATTCCCTTGAAGGCATGA
- a CDS encoding SGNH/GDSL hydrolase family protein, protein MKAHHTIGLLRSGRPVTLAALGDSLTRGWMVRRGYLDYLAEMLRREYPACDLRIVNEGLPGDTADCGLYRLETDILDVKPHCVLVQYAINDASLGFTTGQFKRTIRGIVEKIRRAGEAEIVLVTSSFIGDNRENGIVEEYYGVLADLGAEEGLPVARVHEHWKRKVAEGVDWRSLVQFDFVHPTMEGYRYMAEAVMEIFREDHAEGLQEAPQR, encoded by the coding sequence ATGAAAGCGCATCACACCATCGGCCTGCTCCGGAGCGGCCGGCCCGTTACCCTTGCCGCCCTGGGCGATTCCCTGACCCGGGGCTGGATGGTCCGCAGGGGATACCTCGACTACCTGGCGGAGATGCTCCGCCGGGAGTACCCGGCCTGCGATCTCCGGATCGTTAACGAGGGCCTCCCCGGCGATACGGCGGACTGCGGCCTGTACCGGCTCGAGACGGACATCCTGGACGTGAAGCCGCACTGCGTCCTCGTCCAGTACGCCATCAACGACGCCTCCCTGGGCTTCACGACGGGCCAGTTCAAGCGGACCATCCGGGGCATCGTCGAGAAGATCCGCCGCGCTGGAGAGGCAGAGATCGTTCTTGTCACGTCCAGTTTCATCGGCGACAACCGTGAGAACGGCATCGTGGAAGAGTATTACGGAGTTCTCGCGGACCTCGGAGCGGAGGAGGGACTGCCCGTCGCCCGAGTGCACGAACACTGGAAGCGGAAGGTCGCCGAGGGGGTGGACTGGCGCTCCCTTGTCCAGTTCGACTTCGTCCACCCCACCATGGAGGGTTACCGGTACATGGCCGAGGCCGTCATGGAGATTTTCCGGGAGGATCACGCGGAGGGACTGCAGGAAGCCCCACAGCGCTGA
- a CDS encoding DUF1460 domain-containing protein, which produces MPVTDLISTPEDRRILRRILTAGRHGAGSADGGELTARLGLLFLGAPYEASTLEGGKGSREPLVINLQAFDCFTFVESVTALALTILVGKTSFEAFAENLERLRYRRGIRGDYASRLHYFTDWLGDNRRLGILRDVTRELGGRPLPKPIRYMSDHSGSYPPLADGTLLNAVRRAERNLSRRCRYFLPRDVIEEAEPLIREGDLIGVTTAAEGLDVVHAGLAVRRSDRLHLLHASRPGGGVVITGERLHRYVAGRGDATGIVAGRLRPAQQ; this is translated from the coding sequence ATGCCCGTAACAGACTTGATCTCGACGCCCGAGGACCGGCGGATCCTGCGACGAATTCTTACAGCCGGCCGGCATGGAGCCGGGAGCGCCGATGGAGGGGAGCTGACCGCCCGCCTGGGCCTCCTGTTCCTGGGCGCACCTTATGAAGCGTCCACCCTTGAAGGAGGGAAGGGCTCCCGCGAACCGCTCGTGATCAACCTGCAGGCCTTCGACTGCTTCACCTTCGTGGAGTCCGTGACCGCCCTCGCCCTGACGATCCTCGTCGGCAAAACGTCGTTCGAGGCCTTCGCCGAAAATCTGGAGCGCCTGCGTTACCGCCGGGGAATCCGCGGGGACTATGCATCCCGCCTCCATTACTTCACCGACTGGCTCGGCGACAACCGGCGGCTGGGCATCCTTCGCGACGTGACCCGGGAGCTGGGCGGGCGTCCCCTTCCGAAACCGATCCGCTACATGTCGGACCATTCCGGATCCTACCCGCCCCTGGCCGACGGGACATTGCTGAACGCGGTGCGCCGGGCCGAACGCAATCTCTCGAGGCGGTGCCGGTATTTTCTTCCGAGGGACGTCATCGAAGAAGCGGAACCGCTGATCCGGGAGGGAGACCTGATCGGCGTCACCACCGCCGCAGAGGGCCTCGACGTCGTCCACGCCGGCCTGGCCGTCCGGAGGAGCGACCGCCTTCACCTGCTCCACGCATCCCGGCCCGGGGGTGGGGTTGTAATTACGGGAGAACGCCTGCACCGCTACGTCGCCGGACGCGGGGACGCCACCGGTATCGTCGCGGGCCGGCTGAGACCGGCGCAGCAATAG
- a CDS encoding M15 family metallopeptidase, whose product MRAGSGPAGVIADSAMTFGEAVAGTAAPEEVLRSLRLLEVEYLGLDGRDHRGQLVVHETLEAEVLYIFRLMQTLRFPVARVVPVVRYGWSDDASMADNNSSAFNYRVVEGTDRLSNHAFGRAVDINPFLNPVLYRDGRITPPGASWRPEVPGTLSEGHPVVRAFLERGWRWGGQFSAYADLHHFDKIEKAGR is encoded by the coding sequence ATGAGGGCAGGGAGCGGGCCGGCGGGCGTGATCGCGGACAGCGCCATGACGTTTGGCGAGGCCGTGGCGGGGACGGCCGCGCCGGAGGAGGTGCTGCGCAGCCTTCGCCTGCTGGAGGTGGAGTACCTCGGCCTGGACGGCCGGGATCATCGGGGCCAGTTGGTCGTCCACGAGACCCTGGAGGCGGAGGTGCTGTATATCTTCCGGCTCATGCAGACGCTTCGCTTTCCCGTCGCGCGTGTCGTGCCCGTTGTCCGCTACGGCTGGTCCGACGACGCCTCCATGGCGGACAACAACTCCTCCGCCTTCAATTACCGCGTCGTCGAGGGGACGGACCGCCTTTCCAATCACGCCTTCGGCCGGGCCGTCGACATCAACCCTTTCCTGAACCCCGTGCTCTACCGCGACGGCCGGATCACCCCTCCCGGCGCATCCTGGCGTCCGGAGGTGCCGGGCACGCTGTCGGAAGGCCACCCCGTCGTCCGGGCCTTCCTGGAACGGGGCTGGCGCTGGGGCGGCCAGTTCAGCGCATATGCGGATTTGCACCACTTCGACAAAATAGAGAAGGCGGGCCGTTGA
- a CDS encoding DUF4922 domain-containing protein, with protein sequence MERMDDANETMAYPGDGGGESLPDLCLRLHAGQMMTWPLLAENSVALASVWERAFGLDGGTVNVVFNPGRINSTNADTDPAAVARRPCFLCPENRPREQESILYLDEWWILCNPYPIFPRHLTVVHREHRLQDVRAILGVLPGLARRLSPVWSVFFNGPLSGASAPDHLHLQAVPSGALPVEKDSPAVWNLKPVHEREGILLSFGAHAGRTLLTLEGAREEPLSRMLTEVVDALERVPPAPGKPMMNLLGRFRDGRWTLFLFPRRQGRPEAYFREGEEQILVSPGTVEMAGTIITARETDFLRMNEALIREIYRDVSADAGAVEKVLDSFREHSLSGVSCAGKCLKEE encoded by the coding sequence ATGGAACGAATGGACGATGCGAACGAGACGATGGCCTACCCCGGGGATGGAGGCGGGGAATCCCTTCCCGACCTGTGCCTCCGCCTCCACGCCGGGCAGATGATGACCTGGCCGCTCCTGGCGGAGAACAGCGTGGCCCTGGCGAGCGTCTGGGAACGGGCATTCGGGCTGGACGGCGGAACGGTGAATGTCGTCTTCAATCCCGGCCGGATCAACAGCACGAACGCGGATACGGATCCGGCCGCCGTGGCCCGGCGGCCCTGCTTCCTCTGTCCGGAGAACCGGCCGCGGGAGCAGGAGAGCATCCTGTACCTCGACGAATGGTGGATCCTCTGCAACCCCTACCCGATTTTTCCCCGCCACCTGACCGTGGTGCACCGGGAACACCGCCTCCAGGACGTCCGGGCGATCCTCGGCGTCCTGCCGGGCCTCGCCCGGAGGCTCTCCCCGGTGTGGTCCGTGTTCTTCAATGGGCCGCTGTCGGGTGCCTCCGCTCCGGACCATCTGCACCTCCAGGCCGTCCCGTCGGGGGCGCTGCCCGTGGAGAAGGACTCACCGGCTGTCTGGAACCTGAAACCGGTGCACGAGCGGGAGGGGATCCTCCTGTCTTTCGGAGCCCACGCCGGCAGGACGCTCCTGACGCTGGAGGGCGCCCGCGAGGAGCCGCTTTCCCGGATGCTCACCGAGGTCGTCGACGCCCTGGAGCGCGTCCCCCCGGCGCCAGGAAAGCCCATGATGAACCTGCTCGGCCGCTTCCGCGACGGCCGCTGGACCCTGTTTCTGTTTCCCCGGCGGCAGGGCCGGCCGGAGGCCTATTTCCGGGAAGGCGAGGAACAGATCCTCGTGAGCCCGGGAACCGTGGAAATGGCGGGGACCATCATTACAGCCAGGGAGACGGACTTCCTGCGGATGAACGAGGCCCTGATCCGGGAGATCTATCGCGACGTATCGGCCGATGCCGGGGCCGTGGAGAAGGTCCTGGATTCCTTCCGGGAGCATTCCCTGTCGGGGGTTTCCTGCGCCGGGAAATGCCTGAAGGAGGAGTGA
- a CDS encoding glycosyltransferase family 2 protein, whose amino-acid sequence MNGITVILPQGSRESSARMIDAFSAEPEVVRILVFNGGNSPPLKRPGVDSLRVESLHAGGTWNRIPEAVRTEEALAVLDPDSVVLPLSGSLSALRKALRRVGTGMAYGGYRESGPGGWVDHPVIACRRGSIREGFDFGPAVLLSMAACRSVLGKYGSVPDFRAAGFYDLRLKLSLDHGLRRLDRALFSRTAAGMPSIETGTAAERHFEYVDPRNREAQLEFEAAATAHLKRLGAYLPPVFRPVPRSREVFPVLASVIIPVKNRKGTVAEAADSALGQKADFPFNVLVVDNHSTDGTTEVLAGLARRNPVLRHIVPARTDLNIGGCWNEAVRSPFCGRYAVQLDSDDLYEGTDALQRIVDLLREGPYAMVVGSYRLVNERLEEIPPGLIDHREWTPGNGRNNALRINGLGAPRAFDTAVLRRFGFPDVGYGEDYAVALRISRDYRIGRIYESLYLCRRWGGNTDAALSVEAANRNDAYKDRLRTLEITARRRKNRRTMERRKE is encoded by the coding sequence ATGAACGGAATCACCGTCATTCTGCCGCAGGGGAGCCGGGAATCATCCGCCCGGATGATCGATGCCTTTTCCGCCGAACCGGAGGTGGTGCGGATTCTCGTCTTCAACGGAGGAAACAGCCCGCCGCTCAAACGGCCGGGCGTCGATTCCCTGCGGGTCGAATCCCTCCATGCCGGCGGGACCTGGAACCGGATCCCCGAGGCGGTCCGGACGGAGGAGGCCCTGGCGGTCCTCGATCCGGATTCGGTGGTCCTGCCGCTCTCCGGGAGCCTCTCGGCGCTGCGGAAGGCCCTGCGGCGGGTCGGGACGGGGATGGCCTACGGCGGCTACCGGGAGTCCGGCCCCGGCGGATGGGTGGATCATCCGGTTATCGCCTGCCGGCGGGGGAGCATTCGGGAGGGTTTCGACTTCGGGCCGGCCGTTCTGCTGTCCATGGCCGCCTGCCGGTCCGTTCTCGGGAAATACGGCTCCGTCCCGGACTTCCGGGCCGCCGGCTTCTACGATCTCCGGCTGAAGCTGTCCCTGGACCACGGGCTCCGCCGTCTGGACCGCGCTCTTTTTTCCCGGACGGCGGCCGGGATGCCGTCAATAGAGACCGGAACGGCGGCGGAGCGGCACTTCGAGTATGTCGATCCGCGGAACCGGGAGGCCCAGCTGGAATTCGAAGCGGCGGCGACGGCCCACCTGAAGCGGCTCGGGGCGTACCTCCCGCCGGTCTTCCGTCCGGTTCCCCGGTCCCGGGAGGTCTTTCCGGTCTTGGCCAGCGTGATCATCCCGGTGAAGAACCGGAAAGGGACGGTGGCGGAGGCCGCCGACAGCGCCCTGGGCCAGAAGGCGGACTTTCCCTTCAACGTCCTGGTCGTGGACAACCACTCCACCGACGGCACGACGGAGGTTCTGGCGGGCCTGGCGCGGCGGAACCCGGTGCTCCGGCACATCGTCCCGGCGCGGACGGATCTGAACATCGGCGGCTGCTGGAACGAGGCGGTCCGCTCTCCCTTCTGCGGGCGCTACGCCGTCCAGCTCGACTCGGACGACCTCTACGAAGGGACGGACGCGCTGCAGCGGATCGTGGACCTCCTCCGGGAGGGCCCATACGCCATGGTCGTCGGCTCCTACCGGCTCGTGAACGAGCGGCTCGAGGAAATCCCTCCGGGACTCATCGATCACAGGGAATGGACGCCCGGCAACGGCCGGAACAACGCCCTCCGGATCAACGGCCTGGGGGCGCCCCGGGCCTTCGACACGGCTGTGCTCCGGCGCTTCGGCTTTCCCGACGTGGGTTACGGGGAGGACTACGCCGTGGCCCTGCGGATCTCCCGGGATTACCGGATCGGGCGGATCTACGAATCCCTCTACCTGTGCCGGCGGTGGGGCGGCAACACCGACGCCGCCCTTTCCGTGGAGGCGGCGAACCGGAACGACGCCTACAAGGACAGGCTCCGGACCCTCGAAATAACGGCCCGCCGGCGGAAGAACCGTCGGACCATGGAAAGGCGAAAGGAATAG
- a CDS encoding phosphotransferase yields MFSQEAASWLREVLSLKAEETVELTLLAGGGSDRSFHRVAGPGGSSTVMMQYGPEGRENTIFTATARFLLGIGVPVPQILAEDPKRGFVLLEDAGDADLWSFRDAPWEVRRALYGKVLEAAHHLHGYPRPEEAAGELGLMASFGPDLYRWEREYFLESFVYAVCGIRPGGREWEALEKELSALAERLLAVPPCLVHRDFQSKNVMILRGEPVLIDFQGMRLGNPLYDLGSLLYDPYVPLAEDERMEMLFWYAGLGGLPEIAGDDASRFREASVQRLLQAMGAYGFLGLRKGKREFLDHIPRGFLNLAEAARRHGGFPRLEDLLSRCREALAERGIHVVA; encoded by the coding sequence ATGTTTTCTCAAGAAGCGGCATCCTGGCTGCGAGAGGTCCTGTCCCTGAAAGCGGAGGAGACGGTTGAACTGACGCTCCTGGCGGGCGGAGGGTCGGACCGGTCCTTCCACCGGGTGGCGGGACCCGGTGGATCGTCGACGGTCATGATGCAGTACGGACCGGAGGGCCGGGAAAACACGATTTTTACGGCGACGGCCCGGTTCCTCCTGGGAATCGGCGTCCCCGTGCCGCAAATTCTCGCCGAGGATCCCAAGCGCGGTTTCGTCCTCCTGGAGGATGCCGGCGACGCCGATCTCTGGTCGTTCCGGGACGCCCCCTGGGAGGTCCGCCGCGCCCTCTACGGGAAGGTTCTGGAGGCGGCGCACCATCTCCACGGGTATCCCCGGCCGGAGGAAGCCGCGGGAGAGCTGGGCCTGATGGCCTCGTTCGGGCCGGACCTGTACCGCTGGGAGCGGGAGTATTTTCTCGAATCGTTCGTTTACGCCGTCTGCGGAATCCGGCCGGGCGGCCGGGAGTGGGAGGCCCTGGAGAAGGAGCTGTCGGCCCTGGCGGAGCGGCTGCTTGCGGTCCCGCCCTGCCTCGTCCACCGGGACTTCCAGTCGAAGAACGTCATGATCCTCCGGGGAGAGCCGGTTCTGATCGACTTCCAGGGGATGCGCCTCGGGAATCCCCTCTACGACCTCGGATCGCTCCTGTACGATCCCTACGTGCCGCTGGCCGAGGATGAGCGAATGGAGATGCTGTTCTGGTACGCCGGGCTCGGCGGGCTGCCGGAGATTGCCGGGGACGATGCGTCCCGCTTCCGGGAGGCCTCGGTCCAGCGGCTCCTCCAGGCCATGGGGGCCTATGGATTCCTGGGGCTCCGGAAGGGGAAGCGGGAGTTCCTGGACCATATCCCCCGGGGCTTCCTGAACCTTGCCGAGGCGGCCCGCCGGCACGGCGGTTTTCCCCGCCTGGAGGACCTGCTCTCACGGTGCCGGGAGGCGCTGGCGGAAAGGGGGATTCATGTTGTCGCCTGA
- a CDS encoding nucleotidyltransferase family protein encodes MTEQPSVRTAFILGAGLGMRLRPLTEECPKPLLPLGGRPIITYAMEHLRAAGVERFIVNTHHRAEAYARAFPDGTWRGLPVLFRHEPVLLDTAGGLKNIEVLLDSDDETILVYNGDVVSDLPLERLLTAHFRSRPEAMLALRSSGGLRNVSVDGEGRICDMRGILGNPGTRQCLFTGIYAVERAFLDRLEPGRIESVVPVFVEMIRRQPGSVGSVIIDEGSWHDIGTVEAYNRLDEEFASRGSGAFRK; translated from the coding sequence ATGACTGAACAGCCATCCGTTAGAACCGCATTCATCCTGGGCGCCGGGCTGGGGATGCGCCTCCGGCCCCTGACGGAGGAATGCCCGAAACCCCTTCTTCCCCTGGGCGGAAGGCCGATCATCACGTACGCCATGGAGCACCTCCGGGCGGCCGGCGTCGAGCGGTTCATCGTCAACACCCACCACCGGGCGGAGGCATACGCCCGCGCCTTCCCGGACGGGACCTGGCGGGGCCTTCCCGTTCTGTTCCGCCACGAACCGGTGCTCCTGGACACCGCCGGGGGGCTGAAGAACATCGAGGTTCTCCTGGACAGCGACGACGAAACGATCCTGGTGTACAACGGGGACGTCGTGAGCGACCTTCCCCTGGAGAGGCTCCTCACGGCCCATTTCCGGAGCCGGCCGGAGGCGATGCTGGCACTCCGCAGTTCCGGCGGCCTCCGGAACGTCAGCGTCGACGGGGAGGGGCGGATCTGCGACATGCGGGGGATCCTGGGAAATCCCGGGACGCGGCAGTGCCTGTTTACCGGGATCTACGCGGTGGAGCGGGCCTTCCTCGATCGCCTGGAGCCGGGGCGGATCGAGTCGGTGGTCCCCGTTTTCGTGGAGATGATCCGTCGGCAGCCGGGATCCGTCGGCTCGGTGATCATTGATGAGGGGTCATGGCACGACATCGGCACGGTCGAGGCCTACAATCGGCTGGATGAGGAGTTTGCCTCCCGGGGTTCCGGGGCGTTCCGCAAATAG